A window of [Clostridium] innocuum genomic DNA:
TCCATCGATCTGATTCAGCAAAAGCTGTCTGATGTTCTGGATATGAAGGTCTCCTGTCAAATCCTGCTCAAGAGCGAAGTGGATATGCTTCAGCCATCATCTGTCATTAAAAGAAGAAATGAAATTTTATTTGAAGACAAAGTAAAAAAAGAGTACACCTTCGACAGCTTTGTCGTAGGGAAAAACAACCGGGAGGCTCACGCTGCGGCATTGTCCGTATGCTATTATCCCGGTAAATTCAACAATCCGTTGTTTATATTCGGAAATTCAGGCCTGGGGAAAACCCATCTGCTGCATGCCATCGGCAATTACGTCAAGGCAAACAAGGCGGATGAAAAGGTTTTATACATTTACAGTGAGGACTTCGTCACCTTGCTGATTGAGGCGATGAAAAACAAGACGGTTGAGGACGTAAAGGAAATGATCTGTTCGGTGGACTATCTGCTGATTGATGATATCCAGCGTCTGAAGCAGAGCACCTCACAGGAAATCTTCTTCAATATGTATAACAAGCTCATTTCCGACAACAAACAGATTGTCATTACCAGTGATATTCATCCTACAGAGCTGAAGGGAATTGAAAACCGTCTGATATCCCGCTTTTCCAGCGGTCTGTCCGTATCGGTAGGGTCTCCGGAATTTGAAACTGCGAAAGCTATTCTGCAGAAAAAGATGGAAGGCCGCAGCGATGAAATCATGATTGATGACGAGGTTCTCGATTATCTGGCAACCCGCTTTGCAAGTGATGTCAGAAAACTGGAGGGAACGCTCAACGAGCTGTTCTTTAAAGCAATATTATATAATCCCGAGCGGATTGATATCACCTTCGCGAAAGAAATATTCAAAGAAAATCCGATTGTTGTAAAGCAGGAGGATGAACTAACGCCGAAGAGGATAAAGAATGCGGTATGCGAATACTATGGTCTGACCAGAACCCAGATCGAATCAAAATCAAGAACCAAAAATATCGCCAATGCGCGTCATATCGCAATATACCTGTGCAGGACGCATCTGGAAATGCCGTTTGCCAAAATCGGTTTTGAATTTGGAAACCGTGATCATTCCACGATCATGTCCTCGTATGAAAAAATGATGAAGCTGTTAAAGGAAAAGGAAACATTTCAACAGGCAGTCATGCAGATTGAAAGTAATTTGGGGATAAAATAGCTAAGATATCCACATGTTTAAACTTTTCATCCACAGCAAAATTTGTTAAAATAAGCCTATGTTCAAAGTGTTTTTATAGCTTTTCCACACTTTCCACATACTTATTATTGTTTATTTACTTATAAAACATAAAAGAAGGGAGCATCACCCATGTACTTTAAGGTGTCTAAAAAAGAATTCTACAATGCATTATCTGTGGCATCCCGTGCCATCTCTACATTTTCACCACTTCCTGCGTTCTCCGGTATTAAGATTGACGCAAAAGAAGATTGTCTGATTCTGACCGGAAGTGATTCGGATGTATCCATTCAGACGAAACTGACAAAATCGGAAGAATGTGTTCTTGAGATTCGTGATATGGGATCAATCGTTATTGAAGCTAAGTATATTCTGGAAATCGTTCGTAAGATTGATGCTGATGAAATCGAGTTTGAAATGATTGACGGTTCCCTGACTAAAATCAGTGGAAACACTGCAGAGTTCAGAATCAATGGAATGCGTGCAAATGAGTATCCGGCTATCGACTTCTCCAAACCGAAGGAATGCTTTGCATTAAAAGAGGAAACACTGAAGAAAGTGATTTTGCAGACCAGCTTTG
This region includes:
- the dnaA gene encoding chromosomal replication initiator protein DnaA, giving the protein MSNFAKVQLEQIWQKTLQLINESAHFDDAVFNAWYKEDSHLFDIEDDFATIVVPYKINKQIMMDSIDLIQQKLSDVLDMKVSCQILLKSEVDMLQPSSVIKRRNEILFEDKVKKEYTFDSFVVGKNNREAHAAALSVCYYPGKFNNPLFIFGNSGLGKTHLLHAIGNYVKANKADEKVLYIYSEDFVTLLIEAMKNKTVEDVKEMICSVDYLLIDDIQRLKQSTSQEIFFNMYNKLISDNKQIVITSDIHPTELKGIENRLISRFSSGLSVSVGSPEFETAKAILQKKMEGRSDEIMIDDEVLDYLATRFASDVRKLEGTLNELFFKAILYNPERIDITFAKEIFKENPIVVKQEDELTPKRIKNAVCEYYGLTRTQIESKSRTKNIANARHIAIYLCRTHLEMPFAKIGFEFGNRDHSTIMSSYEKMMKLLKEKETFQQAVMQIESNLGIK